The genomic DNA TTTACTCCTGTTTTTCCGAATATATAAATCTATTCTTTTTACATTTGCTCATCATTAAATTCGTGTTTTCTAAGCACTTTGCGGATGTTCTTCCCGAATTCATTCGGGACAATGTTTCGAAATTTAAGAGCATACACTAATTCCATGCTCCCATATTTCTGTCAAACTTAACATTTTTTTTAATTTCAATTCTTTGGTAACGGTATTTTTGGGGGACATTAGAAATAACAAAATGAAATTTAGAATTTTTTAACTTCAACGATATTAATCCGTTTATCGAAGATTCACAGACTGACGAAAGGCTTTTTGACATATCTTAAAATTTTTATAAAAAAATGGGGAGATGTGAATTAACCCGAATCACGCATCCCCCCAAAATCAGCAAAAGATCAGCGTGAATTACACCTATACCTACATTGGCACTTATAGAGGAAAGATGATTTGTAATTTCACATTTTCACAAAAAGATAAAATAAAAGTGGATCAATTAAATAGAGCCCATCCGTAAACTATGATTTTTCGACCTCACCCCGACCCTTCCGCCAACTGGCGGAGAGAGGGAGACAAAAATTCCCCTTCTCTTTGAAGAGAAGGGGTTAGGGGATGAGTTGTAAAAAGGATGAAGAATATATTTTACTTGATATGCTACTTTACGGACAGACTCTAAATAGAGCCCATCCGTAAACTCCGAAACCTTGCGGATGGTTGGAAACCTCCGCAATGGTTGAAATGTGTAAATGACCACCATTGCGGAGGTTTGAAAAGCAACCATCCGCAAGGTGCTTAAAAATACTACTTTACGGACAGACTCTAAATAGAATGAAAATAAGATGGGTAATGTAGAAGTTCTAAATTTATAGGTTGAAAATGAATATTGTTCACTGAACCCGGGGTTATTCAGATTTTATTCTTTCTGCGAGGGCATAAATGCCCACGCTGAATCGAATAAAGCCGGATAAATCAGGCTGAAAAAAATGGCTGCTATGTAATGAGTATTATTCATAATACTTTTTTCGATTTAGCGTGGGGGTTTACCCCCTCGCAGACATTGTCCAAAAAGACTGACGAATAAATCCAGACGAAATGCCCTCAAATAACTCGGTTTTTTTAGATACATTCTTGTAAAAAAATGGGGGAGATGCGAAATTAACCCGAATAACTTGACACCAAAGACACTTCTCAAAATGTGTTTTTAAATTAATAATTATTAAAAATCATCAAATAGCGGAGAATCGGAATGAAAAGATACTTTACTGTTTTAGTTATCTTACTTGTTGCCACTTGCGGGCATTACGGATTTTACACTCGTTCAAATCCCCACTTGAAAACTATAATGATCACAGAATTTCAAAACAAGACGGAAGAATATGAATTGCCCGAATTAGTATCAGAATATCTTACCGACAAATTTATTGATGATAATCGGCTTGAGGTTAAAGGTGCAAACGCAGACACAGATGTGATTGGAACAATTAATTCGTATGAAAAAACCGTGTTCACTTATGATGAAGCAGAAAATCCGCTCCAATGGCAAGTTGCTATTTCATTTGCTGTGGATGTAGAAGATATGATAAAGGACACAACCGTGTGGAAAAATTCAAACTTACGGCTAAAGGCAATCTATGGCAATTCTTCCGGAAGCGAAACATCCACCGGGGATGAAGTTAATCTGATGACTGAGGAAGAAGCAATTAAAAATATCATCGAAGAACTCGGGAGTAATATCCTGACAAATACCATTGAACAGTGGTAGAAAAATAAGGGAAAATATGCGTATAAATAAATTTTTGGCTACAGCCGGATTGGGATCACGCCGTTCCGTAGAAGAATTAGTTGCAAATGGTAAAATAAAAGTAAACGACAAAATAGTTGTAGATCTCGCTACCCGAATTGATGAAAACAAAGATATTGTTTTTTTTAAAAACAAAAGAATTATTTTGCCACAAACAAAGATTTACGTTATGCTAAACAAACCGGTCGGTTATATATCCACCTCATCCGATCCGTTTGCAAGGGATACCGTTTTTAATTTATTGCCAAAATTCCCGGTGCGTATTTTTTCAGTAGGTCGGTTGGATAAACCATCTTCCGGGCTGCTTCTTTTTACCAATGATGGTGAATGGGCTAATAAAATAACTCACCCGAAAACAAAAATACAAAAAGTTTATATTGTGCATGTAAAGGGAAATATCAGCAAAGATGATTTGTATAAATTGCGAAATGGAGTCCAACTTAAAGAGGGTAAAACGCTTCCGGCAAAAGTTTTTGTAAAAAGTTACAATAAATCTAATGATATTTCCAAAATCCGAATAGTTCTCTATGAGGGGAAAAAAAGGCAAATACGCCGGATGATAGAAAATATTGGCCATACGGTAACCGAACTGAAAAGAACAAAAGTTCACTCGATAAGATTGGCTGATCTCTCGGAAGGTTCATGGCGATATTTAAAAGATAAAGAGATCAGCTCGATTCGTAAACCGAACCTCTATAAACGAAAATAGTATTGACACCATCCCGAAAGCTTCGGGACGACTGCCGGAAGCACTAAACTAAATGAAGAAGCAAAACAAGGCATATATTTTGGCAATAATTGCTGTGCTAATTTGGTCAACAGTTGGTTCGGCGTTCAAAATTTCCCTCGGATATATTGATTTTCTCCAACTATTATTCGTTTCATCTGCTGTGGCTGTCTGCTGCACTTTTGCGATCCTAATTTTCCAGAAAAAATTACCGAAATTATTTTCAAATACACGAAGGCAATTAATTCATTCTGCGATACTCGGATTTTTAAATCCGTTTTTTTATTATCTCGTTTTACTAAAAGGATACTCAATCCTGCCAGCCCAAGAAGCGATCACTCTAAATTATATTTGGCCAATAATGTTGGTGCTTCTCTCAATTCCCATTCTTAGACAAAAAATCAAACTTTCCGGAATCATTGCCATATTCCTCAGTTTTTTGGGAGTGATTATAATTGCTACTAAGGGTGATATCTTCGGATTACGTTTTTCCAATTTTAAGAGCGATTTACTCCCGCTTAGCAGTGCGGTGATCTGGGCATTATTTTGGATTTACAATATTAAAGATAAAAGAGACGATGTGATAAAATTATTCATGAATTTTTCTTTTGGATTTATGTATATCCTGCTTTTTAGTATTTTCCACAAAATTGACCTTTCTTTTTTGAAGAATGATCCTGCCGGAACGCTGGCAGCCATTTATGTAGGAATTTTTGAAATGGGTCTGACTTTTGTAATTTGGTTGAAGGCTCTCAATCTTTCTAAAACCACTGCGCAGGTGAGTAATTTTATTTACTTAACTCCATTTATCTCACTTATAAATATAAATATAATCACCAAAGAGAAAATATTATTTTCCACAATTGTAGGATTAGTGTTCATCATTTCAGGTATAATTCTGCAGCGTCTATTTCGTAATCCGATCATCCCTGATCGAACCACCGAGTTGTCACGGAATTCCCGAGGTGTCACGGACCATTCCGTGACACAAACGAATTCATCGGCACGGAGTGGTCCGTGCCGACTCAACCACCGAGGTGTCACGGACCATTCCGTGACACAAACGAGAATCACTACGGTGTCACTGACCAACCTGTCTGGGCATAGTCCTGATTCCGTAACACGTATAACACCAGAAAGGAATTCAAAATAAATGGGACTAAGAGGAAGAAGTAATTTTACTGATGAAAATTGCTTTTTTATTACCACATCTGTCGTAAATCATTTAAAAGTTTTTCATTCAAATGTATGTTGTGATTTGCTGATAGATAATATTAAACATTATCAGGCAAAATATCATTTTAATATATTGGGATATGTAATAATGCCATCTCATTTTCATTGGATAATTCGAACAGAAAATAAATATGGAACTATTTCTGATATTATGCGTGATATAAAAAAATATTCTGCTTGGGATATTATGGGTGAAATAGGAAAAAAAGGAGATCAAAATCTTGACAAGATTTTTAAAAATTATGCTAATAAATATCCGGATCAAAAACGAAAATTCTGGAACAAACGATTCGATGATGTGGTAATCAGAAGCAGAAAATTCTTTTTACAAAAATTGCAATATATTCATAACAATCCGGTTAAAGCAAATTTAGTAAAGCAACCTGAAGATTATAAATATTCAAGTGCGAGAAACTATAAATATGATGATCATTCGATTATTTTTATTGATACGGATTGATGCTAAATTCGGCACGGAAACCGGATTCATCGGCACGGAATGGTCCGTGCCGACTCAACCACCGAGTTGTCACGGAATTCCCGAGGTGTCACGGACCATTCCGTGACACAAACGAAAATCGGCACGGAATGGTCCGTGGCGACTCAACCACCAAGTTGTCACGGACCATTCCGTAACAAATATTCATCAAAGAAATGAGGTAAAATGTCATTCATTAAAATGCAAAATGTTATAAAAAATTATTACAAAGGACCTCTGAAAATTCCAGCCTTACGTGGCGTAGATTTGACAATCTCAAAAGGTGAATTCCTTTCGATAGTCGGTCCTTCCGGAAGCGGGAAAACCACGCTGCTCAATATCCTTGGTTGCATAGATATTCCCACCAGCGGTGAGGTAATATATCTCGGAAAAAACTTGGGGAAAATGAAAGAAAAGCAGCTTACCGAATACAGAAAAGAGCACATCGCTTTTATCTTTCAATCTTTTAATTTGATTCCGGTGCTAACCGTCCGAGAAAACGTAGAACTTCCCCTTATAATCGGAAAAAAATATTCCAAAAAAGAAATGAAACAAATGGCGATGGAATTTATCTCTCTTGTCGGACTGTCGGATTTAGCGAACAGATTGCCCAAAGAACTTTCCGGTGGACAGGAGCAGAGGGTGGCAATTGCCAGATCGCTGGTAAAAAATCCGTTCATTGTTCTTGCTGACGAACCTACTGCAAATTTGGATTCGGGAACTTCTGAAAATATCATGTCCGTTATGAAAACAATGAATCGGGAAAAAGAGACGACATTTATTTTTTCTACTCACGATCCGTTGGTTCAAAAACACGCAAAAAGAGTGATAAAACTTCGCGATGGTAAAATCGAATCTGACGAAAGGAAATAATCATGGGCACTCTTCCAAAAATTGCATTTCGTAATATCTTGCGAAATAAAAGACGAACTTTTTTTTCTGCAATAACCATCGCAGCCGGTTTAATCTTACTAATCTATATGGATTCTGTGATGGAGGGGATGAATCGAGCCGGAATTGATAATATGATAGACCTGTCAACGTCCTCCGTAAAATTAAATACAACGGAATATTACGAGCATAAAAAATCCCTTCCGCTCAAATATGGAATTATGAACCTGCCCGAGATTAAAAATTTTGTAAAAAATGAATCAATGGCAAAAGGAATAACACCCCGTACAAAATTTTTGGGAGAACTTTCCAATTACTCAGAATCCATTCCCGTGCAAGGAACTGTGATCGCTCCCCAAACAGATAAACAGGTTTTTACAATTTCTAAAAACATAATCGGAAAATATTTTTCCCAAAATTCCCAAAATCAAATAATTCTCGGGAAAACTCTCGCTAAGGATTTGGATGTAACAAACGGCGATTATATCACTTTGTATGCTCTCACAAAATTTGACACACACAATGCGGACGAGTTTGAGATCATCGGTTTGCTAAATACCACCGACCCGAATATTAACAATAATTCTGTAATTATTACTTATGAGGCTGCAAATGTTTTTTTGGATTTGGAAAATCTGATAACCGAGATTGACATCTCCTTTGAACGCCCGGTTCAATACAAAAAATTAATCTCAAAAGTTAATATTTTGAAAAGAAAATTAGAGAATCAATTCCCCCAATTAACGACAAAGAGTTTTCTTGAATTGGGAGCATCTTTTCTGGAGATTAGCAAACAAAAAAAAGTTTTTGGATTTGTATTTATGATTGTAATTCTTCTCATTGCTGCTGTGGGAATTTTCAATTCTGTTTTGATGAGTGTTTATGAAAGAATTCGAGAAATTGGCATTCTACTCGCTCACGGCTTTCGCAGATTCGAGATCACATTTCTTTTTATGTGGGAAGGATTGATCATTGGTTTTCTTGGTAGCTCTTTGGGAATCTTGCTCGGGATTATTTTTAACTATTTTCTCGTTACAAATGGAATGGCTATGGACAAAATGGTAAAAGATATTGATATGGGTGGAATTCCTGTATGGGGAACGATTTACGGAACCTGGAATATCGGATTGATGATTTTTGCCTTTATATTTGGGATTTTAGTATCGGTTCTCGCCAGTATAATTCCAGCCCGTAAAGCTGCCAAAATGCAGATCAATCGCATACTACGATTTGAATGAGATGGACAAAGCATTAACCACGAAATACACGGAAAAACACGAAAATGAATTATTAAGTCATATATGAAAAAGTTCAATCTGAACCTAAGTCTGATTATGTAAATTTAATCTTTTCTCGGTTTAAACGGACACAACATTAACCACCCCGATGAAATATGAACCCAGTGAAATAAAACCGATAACAGCATTTCACACCGATGAAATAAATATAAAAGCATTTCATTGGACAGGCGAAATACACGAAAAAACACGAAAAAAAAATTATTAAGTCCAGTCTGAAAAAGTTTAACCTGAACCTAAGTCTGATTATGTAAATTTAATCTTTTCTCCCTGCTCTCTGTGGTTAAATTAAATCGAAAGGAAAAACGAGCATGTATCTACTAAAATTAGCTATACGAAATATCAAAAGAAATAAAAGACGCTCTCTGCTTGCGATCATTTCAATCTCTATTGCCGTTTTATTCATTGTTTATCTTAAAGGATTAATCGGCGGTTTTACGGATTCCATCGTGAAAAATTATACGAAAAACGAAACCGGGCATATCCGCATATCCACAAAAAAATTTGCAGAAAACAGCAGATTTTACCCAATAACTGATAATATTGAAAATCCGGAAAAAATTATCGAACAAATCCTCTCCAACAATGAAATTGCCGACAATATTGACCTGATCACCCAAAGAATAAATTTCGGAGTTCTCATCAATCATAATGGAAACAATGAAATGGCGGTAGCACTTGCCGGAAATCCCGAGTTGGAAAAAAACTTACTTATGCTCCAGAAATCAATTTTGCCAGACGGAAAATATATTGAGAATGCTGATGAAACAATTATCGGCTACAAACTCGCTCAAGCACTAAATTATAAATTGGGTGATCAAATTCGAGTTATGACCAGCGGAAGCGATTATGCCCTTCATCTCAAAAAATTCAAAATCGTAGGAATTTTCCAAAGTGGATTAAATACACTTGACGAAACAATCTTCCAGATTACTTTGGAGGATGCGAAAAAATTATTACGAATGGGAGACCAAACTCAGCAAATTATTATTTTTCTGAAAGATTATCGCAAATCCGATGAAATGGCTCTGAAAATCCGCAACATGTTAACCAATGAAAATCTAACAATATTATCATGGACAAAAATCGGCGGATATTATGCTTATGTGAAGTTGGCGGAAGGAATTTATAATTGGATTTACTTCATCGTTGCTCTATTCGGGGCATTCATTATCGGAAATATAATGATGATGGTCGTTTTTGAAAGGAGAAAAGAGATCGGGCTCATCCGCTCGCTGGGTATGTCTGCGAAGAATGTGCTTTTCCTATTTATTAACGAGGGATTTATCCTCGGTTTGATTGGCAGTTTGATAGGAAGTGGTCTCGGATTTCTGCTTGTCCTTTTCTTCCATTATCACGGAATTGATTTTTCCAGAATGATGGGATCGCTCAGATTTCCGATGGATAATATCATTAATTTCAAACTGAGTTTTTACGGAATCTTTATGCCTTTGGCTTTGGGAACGGTGATCGCTGCTTTGATTTCCGTAGCACCCTCTTATAAAGCTGCAAAAATGAAAATAGCCGATTCGCTCAAAAGCGTTTGACAGATATTTATGAAACTAATAGGATACAGATGAGTGTGATAAACAACATCACGCTGAAAAAAATGATTTTCACAGATTAAATATCATTAATTTATTTAGAACATCAGAATCTGCTTAATCGCGTTTTTTGGTGTCAAAAACATCCGGAAGGAAAATATGAAATATACTTTAATTATAATATCCCTGATTTTACTCTTTGCACCTTATTTGGGTGCTGAAACAAAATCATCGAGCAAAACCGAAAATGCCGAGCAGATCATCAAAAAAATGGATGAAAATCTTGATTATACAACGATCAAATACAACGCTGAAATGACAATATTTATCGGAGATAAAATTCGCACCAAGGAATTGACAGCCGAGGGAGTTTCCGAAGGCAATAAAGCAATTGTTACTTTCACAAATCCCTCAGATAAAGGGACAAAATATTTGTTGATTGGTGAAAATCTTTGGATATATTTCCCCGAAGAGAACGAGGTTGTAAAAATTTCCGGGCACATGCTCAAAGAAGGAATGATGGGCAGCGATTTTTCGTATGAAGATGCTTTGGAATCTCAACAACTTTCTGATAAATACGACATAAATCTTATTTGCGAAGAAACCGTAAATGACAGACTTTGCTATGTTTTGGATTTAACAGCCGTTGTTAAACTTGTCCAATATTTTCATCGCAAAATGTGGATTGACAAAGAATATTTTATCTGCTGGAAAGAAGAGATGTATGCCAAAAGTGGAAAATTATTGAAAAGGGCAGAGGTTCAAAAAATCAAAAAAATAGGCAACCGCTATTTCCCGGTTAAAACCTCAATGAAAAATATGCTTCGTGAAAACAGTGAAACGGTATTTGAAATGTTTGACATCTTTTTCAATGAACCTGTTCCGGCAAAGATATTTTCCATTCGTAATCTGAGAAAATAGGGAAAAATATTATGAAACACACAGCCATCAAGGTAAAAAAATTATCTACCAATTTCACGAGTTACATTAAAATTCTAATCATTTTTATTATTTTTTCCGCCTCATCACTTTTGGCAAAATCCGGTCTCGAATTTAACGGAAGTTTGTATTCCGATCTCGGTTTTTTTCATTATATAAATTCAGGCAAAACCGATTCGCTCAAATTTGGAGGAAAAAGTAATTTTTCATTAAAATTCATAAACACAAACCAAAAATACGGAAAAGTGGCGGGAGAGTTTGATGTAACAATTCCCTATGGAGAATTAGGGGAAAAATATCTCGAATCTTCTGCGGATTCTACTAAGATTGATTCAATGATTAATTCAAAATTATCCGACCAAATTCCCATATTTATGAATTTGCGAAAATTATATTTCTCCTTATATTTCCCAATGTTTGATGTTACGATCGGGCGGCAGATCATCAATTTTGGGAAGGGACAAATATTCTCACCCATAGATGTTTTTTCTTCACTCAATATTTCCGATTTGAATTATAGGCGTTCCGGCAGCGATATTCTCAACGTTAAAATTCCTCTATCCTTGCTTTCCGGGATAGACTTTATCACGGAAATGCCATTCGGGGAAAAGGAAACCCATTCCGCTATAAAAGTTTTTCATAACATTTTTGATTTTGATGTGAGTGCCGTGGGAATATACAATCAGAAAAGTTATAAAACGACTACCGGCATTACTTTTAGGGGAGATGCTATCGCGGGAATTTATGGAGAATTTGTCGAAAACTTTCATAAAAATTTTGACAACAGAGATTTCGAGATCATGCTCGGTGCCGATTATTCGATTGATAACACATATTTTTGGGCTCTTGAATTTTTGCATAAAAGCCGAAATGCCGGTGCGGACAATTTGTGGAAGAGAAACAATTTCTATTCTTCTTTTTTATACAAGATAAATGATCTGATGAGTGTTTCTACCAATTTGATTTACAGTTATGAAAAAAATGAAAATGATTCGGCAATTTTTTCGGGACAATTTTATTATAATATTCTCCAAAATGTAGATTTGATCTTTTACACACGCTACTACCGCATAAACGAATGGGAAGGTATAATTCCAGATTTGGAATATTCTACTCGATTGAAAGTGAAATTTTAAGGGTATGAAAAACAACTAATCCTGAGAAAAAATACTAATCGAAGTAATTTTCATCTTTCCCATTTTACACTAAAAACTGTTTTGTTAGACAAATCTATCGCACTTAGAGACTTTTTGTAACCCGCACCTGTATCTACCCCGATTTTATCCTTTGAGATAAAAACACTATTTTGGGGTGTATGCCCGAAAACCACAATTTTATCAAGATCAGTCGGGTAAGATATAAATTGATATCGTAGCCAGAGAAGGTTTTCTCTTTTCTGCTTCTCAATCGGCACGCCTGCTATTACTCCCCCATGAACAAAAATATAATTTCCCTCAAT from Candidatus Cloacimonadota bacterium includes the following:
- a CDS encoding outer membrane lipoprotein-sorting protein — encoded protein: MKYTLIIISLILLFAPYLGAETKSSSKTENAEQIIKKMDENLDYTTIKYNAEMTIFIGDKIRTKELTAEGVSEGNKAIVTFTNPSDKGTKYLLIGENLWIYFPEENEVVKISGHMLKEGMMGSDFSYEDALESQQLSDKYDINLICEETVNDRLCYVLDLTAVVKLVQYFHRKMWIDKEYFICWKEEMYAKSGKLLKRAEVQKIKKIGNRYFPVKTSMKNMLRENSETVFEMFDIFFNEPVPAKIFSIRNLRK
- a CDS encoding ABC transporter ATP-binding protein produces the protein MSFIKMQNVIKNYYKGPLKIPALRGVDLTISKGEFLSIVGPSGSGKTTLLNILGCIDIPTSGEVIYLGKNLGKMKEKQLTEYRKEHIAFIFQSFNLIPVLTVRENVELPLIIGKKYSKKEMKQMAMEFISLVGLSDLANRLPKELSGGQEQRVAIARSLVKNPFIVLADEPTANLDSGTSENIMSVMKTMNREKETTFIFSTHDPLVQKHAKRVIKLRDGKIESDERK
- the lptE gene encoding LPS assembly lipoprotein LptE, with amino-acid sequence MKRYFTVLVILLVATCGHYGFYTRSNPHLKTIMITEFQNKTEEYELPELVSEYLTDKFIDDNRLEVKGANADTDVIGTINSYEKTVFTYDEAENPLQWQVAISFAVDVEDMIKDTTVWKNSNLRLKAIYGNSSGSETSTGDEVNLMTEEEAIKNIIEELGSNILTNTIEQW
- a CDS encoding pseudouridine synthase, whose product is MRINKFLATAGLGSRRSVEELVANGKIKVNDKIVVDLATRIDENKDIVFFKNKRIILPQTKIYVMLNKPVGYISTSSDPFARDTVFNLLPKFPVRIFSVGRLDKPSSGLLLFTNDGEWANKITHPKTKIQKVYIVHVKGNISKDDLYKLRNGVQLKEGKTLPAKVFVKSYNKSNDISKIRIVLYEGKKRQIRRMIENIGHTVTELKRTKVHSIRLADLSEGSWRYLKDKEISSIRKPNLYKRK
- a CDS encoding transposase, encoding MGLRGRSNFTDENCFFITTSVVNHLKVFHSNVCCDLLIDNIKHYQAKYHFNILGYVIMPSHFHWIIRTENKYGTISDIMRDIKKYSAWDIMGEIGKKGDQNLDKIFKNYANKYPDQKRKFWNKRFDDVVIRSRKFFLQKLQYIHNNPVKANLVKQPEDYKYSSARNYKYDDHSIIFIDTD
- a CDS encoding DMT family transporter, which produces MKKQNKAYILAIIAVLIWSTVGSAFKISLGYIDFLQLLFVSSAVAVCCTFAILIFQKKLPKLFSNTRRQLIHSAILGFLNPFFYYLVLLKGYSILPAQEAITLNYIWPIMLVLLSIPILRQKIKLSGIIAIFLSFLGVIIIATKGDIFGLRFSNFKSDLLPLSSAVIWALFWIYNIKDKRDDVIKLFMNFSFGFMYILLFSIFHKIDLSFLKNDPAGTLAAIYVGIFEMGLTFVIWLKALNLSKTTAQVSNFIYLTPFISLININIITKEKILFSTIVGLVFIISGIILQRLFRNPIIPDRTTELSRNSRGVTDHSVTQTNSSARSGPCRLNHRGVTDHSVTQTRITTVSLTNLSGHSPDSVTRITPERNSK
- a CDS encoding FtsX-like permease family protein, which translates into the protein MYLLKLAIRNIKRNKRRSLLAIISISIAVLFIVYLKGLIGGFTDSIVKNYTKNETGHIRISTKKFAENSRFYPITDNIENPEKIIEQILSNNEIADNIDLITQRINFGVLINHNGNNEMAVALAGNPELEKNLLMLQKSILPDGKYIENADETIIGYKLAQALNYKLGDQIRVMTSGSDYALHLKKFKIVGIFQSGLNTLDETIFQITLEDAKKLLRMGDQTQQIIIFLKDYRKSDEMALKIRNMLTNENLTILSWTKIGGYYAYVKLAEGIYNWIYFIVALFGAFIIGNIMMMVVFERRKEIGLIRSLGMSAKNVLFLFINEGFILGLIGSLIGSGLGFLLVLFFHYHGIDFSRMMGSLRFPMDNIINFKLSFYGIFMPLALGTVIAALISVAPSYKAAKMKIADSLKSV
- a CDS encoding FtsX-like permease family protein gives rise to the protein MGTLPKIAFRNILRNKRRTFFSAITIAAGLILLIYMDSVMEGMNRAGIDNMIDLSTSSVKLNTTEYYEHKKSLPLKYGIMNLPEIKNFVKNESMAKGITPRTKFLGELSNYSESIPVQGTVIAPQTDKQVFTISKNIIGKYFSQNSQNQIILGKTLAKDLDVTNGDYITLYALTKFDTHNADEFEIIGLLNTTDPNINNNSVIITYEAANVFLDLENLITEIDISFERPVQYKKLISKVNILKRKLENQFPQLTTKSFLELGASFLEISKQKKVFGFVFMIVILLIAAVGIFNSVLMSVYERIREIGILLAHGFRRFEITFLFMWEGLIIGFLGSSLGILLGIIFNYFLVTNGMAMDKMVKDIDMGGIPVWGTIYGTWNIGLMIFAFIFGILVSVLASIIPARKAAKMQINRILRFE